The following proteins are encoded in a genomic region of Pikeienuella piscinae:
- a CDS encoding DeoR/GlpR family DNA-binding transcription regulator has translation MLTKTGLRQSQIVERTRFRNTVSIEELATEFGVSMQTIRRDINALCDANILRRRHGGAELMEHPVNTAYDARRALNTGAKRAIASAVCEMIEDGATIFISIGTTPAIVAHELHALKNLTVVTNNLNAAMALTAERSNRIIIPGGEIRLPDRDLLSDEASAVFTRYRADFGIYGVGGIDADGSLLDFHRAEVRAREAIRENARCSVLVADSSKFGRPAPALGGMIDDADHVVIEARPEADYAHILERLGERLRITEEIVT, from the coding sequence ATGCTGACCAAGACCGGCCTCCGTCAAAGCCAGATCGTCGAACGGACGCGGTTCCGCAACACGGTGTCGATCGAGGAACTCGCGACCGAGTTCGGCGTTTCTATGCAGACCATCCGCCGCGACATCAATGCGCTCTGCGACGCCAATATCCTCCGTCGGCGCCATGGCGGAGCGGAATTGATGGAACACCCGGTCAACACCGCCTATGACGCACGGCGCGCGCTCAACACCGGGGCGAAGCGCGCCATCGCAAGCGCGGTGTGCGAGATGATCGAGGACGGCGCCACGATCTTCATCTCGATCGGGACGACACCGGCGATTGTGGCGCATGAATTGCACGCTTTGAAGAACCTGACCGTCGTGACCAACAACCTGAACGCCGCGATGGCGCTGACGGCCGAACGCTCGAACCGAATCATCATACCGGGCGGAGAGATCAGGCTCCCGGACCGGGACCTGCTCAGCGACGAGGCGAGCGCCGTCTTCACCCGCTACCGGGCGGATTTCGGGATATATGGAGTCGGCGGGATCGACGCCGATGGCAGCCTTCTCGACTTTCATCGCGCGGAGGTGCGCGCGCGCGAGGCGATCCGAGAGAACGCCCGGTGTTCGGTCCTCGTCGCCGACAGCTCGAAATTCGGCCGGCCGGCGCCTGCGCTCGGCGGGATGATCGACGACGCGGATCACGTCGTGATCGAAGCGCGCCCCGAAGCGGACTACGCGCATATTCTGGAGCGACTCGGCGAGCGGCTTCGCATCACGGAAGAGATTGTGACATGA
- a CDS encoding Na/Pi cotransporter family protein — protein sequence MAILAFLTQLLGATMLLLYAVRMVRTGIERAFGASFRRIVTTAGGPLRAAAAGLTLAVILQSSAAVALLVAGFASVGAIGFATGLPALLGADLGSALLIQILSFKYEWLEPVLLALGGGLFLNSNRRATKQAGRILIGIAFILIALSFLRQAMEPIRESEFLPAIAGYLESDYVSAFIVGAALAFIMHSSVAAILMCVTLVAVGALPLMAGASLVLGANLGSAMLPLWLTRAMPTAARRIPAANLAIRGAGAIAAVIGVNHLPAIPYIAAVSEAQTVINVHIIFNCLLLISLPLCGFLQKPFERLMPHESEARLEVSVEQKSVLDEAALSTPQLALASLKREVLRMTQLTQTMARPVMELYDSGDKKLAAEIAAQDDFVDKALDGVRRYAAAMTHAHLKKDEEKRARELTEYAIALESAADIVVKRLVPLALKKSDKAIRFSPAGRRELVLMFESLLANLDLAANVLVSDDLESARLLLEEKNEMTQQERASRKKHLKRLGDGTSTSFESSNIHLETLSAIKDLNSQIAVVAYPILHRAGQLLETRLINNLKD from the coding sequence ATGGCGATACTCGCGTTCCTGACGCAACTGCTCGGCGCAACGATGCTGCTGCTCTACGCGGTGCGGATGGTCCGCACCGGGATAGAGCGCGCGTTCGGCGCGTCTTTCCGGCGCATTGTGACGACGGCGGGTGGGCCGCTGCGGGCGGCCGCGGCGGGGCTGACGCTCGCCGTGATTCTGCAAAGCTCCGCCGCAGTCGCGCTTCTGGTCGCGGGGTTCGCGAGCGTGGGCGCGATCGGCTTCGCCACTGGACTGCCCGCGCTTCTCGGGGCCGATCTCGGCTCGGCGTTGCTGATTCAGATCCTGTCGTTCAAATATGAATGGCTGGAGCCGGTTCTTCTGGCGCTCGGCGGGGGCCTTTTCCTGAATTCGAACCGGCGGGCGACGAAGCAGGCCGGGCGGATATTGATCGGAATCGCCTTCATCCTGATCGCGCTCTCGTTCCTCCGTCAGGCGATGGAGCCGATCAGGGAAAGTGAATTTCTGCCCGCGATCGCCGGCTATCTCGAAAGCGATTATGTCTCCGCCTTCATCGTGGGGGCGGCGCTGGCCTTCATCATGCATTCGAGCGTCGCCGCGATCCTGATGTGCGTGACGCTGGTCGCGGTGGGCGCGCTGCCGCTGATGGCCGGCGCATCTCTCGTGCTCGGCGCCAATCTTGGCAGCGCGATGCTGCCGCTCTGGCTTACACGCGCGATGCCGACCGCCGCGCGCCGGATCCCGGCCGCCAATCTTGCGATCCGCGGCGCGGGCGCGATCGCGGCGGTTATCGGTGTGAACCACCTGCCCGCGATCCCGTATATCGCCGCGGTGTCCGAGGCGCAGACGGTGATCAACGTCCATATCATCTTCAACTGTCTTCTCTTGATCTCACTGCCGCTCTGCGGATTTCTCCAGAAGCCGTTCGAACGGTTGATGCCGCATGAGAGCGAGGCCCGCCTCGAGGTCTCCGTTGAGCAGAAATCGGTGCTGGACGAAGCGGCGCTGTCGACCCCGCAACTCGCCCTCGCCAGCTTGAAGCGCGAAGTGCTGCGCATGACGCAACTGACCCAGACCATGGCGCGTCCGGTGATGGAGCTTTACGACAGCGGCGACAAGAAGCTGGCGGCAGAGATCGCGGCGCAGGACGATTTCGTGGACAAGGCGCTGGACGGCGTTCGCCGCTACGCCGCCGCGATGACGCACGCGCACCTGAAGAAGGACGAGGAGAAGCGCGCGCGCGAACTCACCGAATACGCCATCGCGCTCGAATCCGCCGCCGACATCGTCGTGAAGCGGCTGGTTCCTCTGGCGCTGAAGAAGTCCGACAAGGCGATCAGATTCTCCCCCGCCGGACGGCGTGAGCTTGTGCTCATGTTCGAGAGCCTGCTCGCCAATCTCGATCTTGCGGCGAATGTCCTCGTCTCGGACGACCTGGAGAGCGCGCGTCTTCTTCTGGAGGAGAAGAACGAGATGACGCAGCAGGAGCGTGCGAGCCGGAAGAAACATCTGAAACGGTTGGGCGACGGGACCTCGACCAGCTTTGAATCCAGCAACATCCATTTGGAGACGTTGAGCGCGATCAAGGATCTCAACAGCCAGATCGCCGTCGTCGCCTATCCGATCCTGCACCGCGCCGGCCAACTGCTGGAAACGCGCCTGATCAACAACCTCAAGGACTGA
- the phnD gene encoding phosphate/phosphite/phosphonate ABC transporter substrate-binding protein, with the protein MTLKELTAAIVAVAALGYATQAAAQEDCPRGDLDQRYCDRDGDLVADTPTDESKLLDPDTLIFAYTPVEDPAVYKEAWSDFLDHLREATGKEVVFFPVQSNAAQIEAMRSGRLHIAGFNTGSNPLAVNCAGFHPFTIMASEDGGFGYEMEIITYPGSGVESLEDIKGKKMAFTAPTSNSGFKAPSAILKADFGLEAERDFEPVFSGKHDNSILGVANKDYPAAAIANSVMERMILRDVIKADQVVSLYKSQTFPTTGFGVVYNLKPELQQKIHDAFFSFEWEGSSLQKEFEKSNEGQFLEMNYKDFWEVIRKIDAANGVSYACE; encoded by the coding sequence ATGACGCTCAAGGAACTGACGGCGGCCATCGTCGCCGTCGCAGCGCTAGGTTACGCAACGCAGGCTGCGGCGCAGGAGGATTGCCCGCGCGGCGATCTCGACCAGAGATATTGCGACCGGGACGGCGATCTCGTCGCCGACACCCCGACCGACGAGAGCAAGCTGCTGGATCCGGACACGTTGATCTTCGCCTACACGCCGGTGGAGGACCCGGCGGTCTACAAGGAGGCGTGGTCGGATTTCCTCGACCACTTGAGGGAAGCGACGGGCAAGGAGGTGGTCTTCTTCCCGGTCCAGTCGAATGCGGCGCAGATCGAGGCGATGCGCTCCGGCCGCCTGCATATCGCCGGGTTCAACACCGGCTCCAACCCGCTCGCGGTGAACTGCGCCGGTTTTCACCCGTTCACCATCATGGCCTCTGAGGATGGCGGCTTCGGCTACGAGATGGAGATCATCACCTATCCCGGCTCCGGCGTCGAATCGCTGGAGGACATCAAGGGAAAGAAGATGGCCTTCACCGCGCCGACCTCGAATTCCGGGTTCAAAGCGCCTTCGGCGATCCTGAAAGCGGATTTCGGGCTGGAGGCGGAGCGCGATTTCGAGCCGGTCTTCTCCGGCAAGCACGACAACTCGATCCTCGGCGTCGCCAACAAGGACTATCCGGCGGCGGCGATCGCGAATTCCGTCATGGAGCGGATGATCCTTCGCGACGTGATCAAGGCGGACCAGGTCGTCTCGCTCTATAAATCGCAGACCTTCCCGACCACCGGCTTCGGCGTGGTCTACAACTTGAAGCCTGAGCTTCAGCAGAAGATCCACGACGCGTTCTTCAGCTTCGAGTGGGAAGGGTCGAGCCTCCAGAAAGAGTTCGAGAAATCGAACGAAGGCCAGTTCCTTGAGATGAACTACAAGGACTTCTGGGAAGTGATCCGCAAGATCGACGCCGCCAACGGCGTCTCCTACGCCTGCGAGTAA
- the phnC gene encoding phosphonate ABC transporter ATP-binding protein encodes MLRLEKLVKTYKTGDQALKSVDLEVPKGQVLALIGPSGAGKSTLIRCINRLVEPTEGKVWLADTELVRLGAGALRRERRRMGMIFQEYALVERLTVMENVLSGRLGYVGFWRSFLRRYPQSDVDEAFRLLDRVGLAHMADKRADELSGGQRQRVGICRALIQDPMLLLVDEPTASLDPKTSRQIMRLICELCAERDLAAIINIHDVALAQMFVQRVIGLRAGAIEFDGPPDALTPEVLTTIYGEEDWHQTIKKDESEEAA; translated from the coding sequence ATGCTCAGGCTTGAGAAACTGGTCAAGACCTACAAGACGGGCGACCAGGCGTTGAAATCTGTCGATCTGGAAGTTCCGAAGGGGCAGGTGCTCGCGCTGATCGGGCCGTCGGGGGCCGGCAAGTCTACGCTGATCCGTTGCATCAATCGGCTGGTCGAGCCGACGGAAGGCAAGGTCTGGCTCGCCGATACGGAGCTGGTCCGGCTCGGCGCCGGCGCGCTCCGGCGCGAACGGCGCCGAATGGGCATGATCTTTCAGGAATACGCGTTGGTCGAGCGGCTGACGGTGATGGAGAATGTGCTCTCGGGCCGGCTCGGCTATGTCGGTTTCTGGCGAAGCTTTCTGCGCCGCTACCCGCAATCCGACGTCGATGAGGCGTTCCGCCTGCTGGACCGCGTCGGCCTCGCGCATATGGCGGACAAGCGCGCAGATGAGCTTTCGGGAGGGCAGCGTCAGCGGGTCGGGATCTGCCGCGCGCTGATTCAGGACCCCATGCTCCTGCTCGTCGATGAGCCGACCGCCTCGCTCGACCCGAAAACCTCGCGCCAGATCATGCGGCTCATCTGCGAGTTGTGCGCGGAGCGCGACCTTGCCGCGATCATCAATATCCACGATGTGGCGCTCGCCCAGATGTTCGTTCAACGCGTTATCGGCCTTCGCGCCGGCGCGATCGAGTTCGACGGCCCGCCTGACGCACTGACGCCCGAGGTTCTGACGACGATTTACGGCGAAGAGGACTGGCATCAGACGATCAAGAAGGACGAGTCGGAGGAGGCGGCGTGA
- the phnE gene encoding phosphonate ABC transporter, permease protein PhnE, with translation MTAATELDTLIGRKWRKPPFIKRAWLRWMLTIGGLAYLVAAFATLEVNWSRVYEGLDRGAAFIMAFMEPDFVSRWGDIRDGMVESLVMTVGASVVGIAISIPIGLGAARNIAPLPVYVICRGIVAVSRALQEIIVAILLVAIFGFGPLAGFLTLSFATIGFLSKLLAEDIEAMDRSQGEAIRATGARWLQWINYGVQPQVMPRLIGLSMYRIDINFRESAILGLVGAGGIGATLNTAFDRYEFDTAAAILLMIIVIVMALEYLSGIIRARMQ, from the coding sequence GTGACCGCGGCGACCGAACTCGACACGCTGATCGGGCGAAAGTGGCGTAAGCCGCCCTTCATCAAACGGGCCTGGCTGCGCTGGATGCTGACGATTGGCGGGCTCGCCTATCTGGTCGCCGCCTTCGCGACGCTGGAGGTGAACTGGTCTCGCGTCTACGAAGGGCTGGACCGGGGCGCCGCCTTCATCATGGCCTTCATGGAGCCCGATTTCGTCAGTCGCTGGGGCGATATCCGCGACGGCATGGTGGAAAGCCTGGTGATGACGGTGGGCGCCTCCGTGGTCGGTATCGCGATTTCCATCCCGATCGGCCTCGGCGCGGCGCGTAATATCGCGCCCCTGCCGGTCTATGTCATTTGCCGAGGCATCGTTGCGGTCTCGCGCGCGCTGCAGGAAATCATCGTCGCGATCCTCCTGGTGGCGATCTTCGGGTTCGGCCCGCTCGCCGGGTTCCTCACGCTGTCCTTCGCCACCATCGGCTTTCTCTCCAAGCTTCTCGCGGAGGACATCGAAGCCATGGACCGGAGCCAGGGCGAGGCGATCCGCGCCACCGGGGCGCGCTGGCTGCAATGGATCAATTACGGGGTTCAGCCGCAGGTCATGCCGCGGCTGATCGGCCTTTCGATGTACCGGATCGACATCAATTTCCGCGAAAGCGCGATTCTCGGCCTTGTCGGCGCGGGCGGCATCGGCGCGACGCTCAACACCGCGTTCGACCGCTATGAGTTCGATACGGCGGCGGCGATCCTCCTCATGATCATAGTCATCGTCATGGCGCTCGAATATCTTTCCGGAATTATCCGCGCGAGGATGCAGTAA
- the phnE gene encoding phosphonate ABC transporter, permease protein PhnE: MPVRSIPGGGQAWRRRTRGETLIRWAGWLIGVAIFVFCWNRISASTTWFFVWDAPRIAGDILSRATPPRWSYIDQLWRPIWDTLNIATLGTLFALIMAVPVAFLAARNTTPSRFLIRPVALLIIVSTRSINSLIWALLLIAIIGPGVFAGVIAISIRSIGFCAKLLYEAIEEIDESQVEAITATGASRWQVMAYGVAPQILPAFAGISVFRWDINIRESTVLGLVGAGGIGLQLSSSLNTLAWPQVALILIVIFVAVVISEWVSAKVRGAII, from the coding sequence ATGCCGGTCAGGAGCATACCCGGCGGCGGCCAGGCCTGGCGGCGCCGGACGAGGGGCGAGACCCTGATCCGCTGGGCGGGCTGGCTGATCGGCGTCGCCATCTTCGTCTTCTGCTGGAACCGGATATCGGCGTCCACCACCTGGTTCTTCGTCTGGGACGCGCCGCGTATCGCCGGCGACATACTCTCACGCGCGACGCCGCCGCGCTGGTCCTATATCGACCAACTCTGGCGGCCGATCTGGGACACGCTCAACATCGCCACGCTGGGCACGCTCTTTGCGCTGATCATGGCGGTGCCGGTCGCGTTTCTGGCGGCGCGGAACACCACGCCTTCGCGGTTCCTGATCCGACCGGTCGCGCTGCTGATCATCGTCTCCACAAGATCGATCAATTCGCTGATCTGGGCGCTGCTACTGATCGCGATCATCGGGCCTGGCGTCTTCGCCGGCGTCATCGCTATCTCGATCCGTTCGATCGGCTTCTGCGCCAAGCTGCTTTACGAGGCGATCGAGGAGATCGATGAAAGCCAGGTCGAGGCGATCACCGCCACCGGCGCCAGCCGGTGGCAGGTGATGGCTTATGGCGTGGCGCCGCAGATCCTGCCTGCTTTCGCCGGCATCTCGGTTTTTCGCTGGGACATCAACATCCGTGAGAGCACCGTGCTTGGTCTTGTCGGCGCCGGGGGGATCGGGTTGCAGCTATCTTCCTCGCTAAACACGCTCGCATGGCCGCAGGTGGCGCTGATCCTGATCGTGATCTTTGTCGCCGTCGTGATCAGCGAATGGGTCTCCGCCAAGGTTCGGGGCGCGATTATCTGA
- a CDS encoding HAD-IIA family hydrolase produces MDEPNEAAWAFAAYEGVRGRLPAASAVRTPTAHRSLSALIDLYDVFLLDAFGVLNIGETPIAGAPERVLELRAAGKRVMVVTNAASYPKRVLLERYRRLGFEFPAEDVVSSRETLLAALKREPERQWGIMTPAAYGREELEHLDIAFLGDDPVVYDRVDGFILMGSGEWTEARQALLEASLQASPRPVFVGNPDIVAPREGGMTREPGYFAHRVADAAGVDPHFFGKPFPAIYEIVLSRVGAMPRERIAMVGDTLHTDILGGAGMGFGTVLVTDHGALKGEDIEAACARAGIYPTHTVRDT; encoded by the coding sequence ATGGACGAGCCGAATGAAGCGGCGTGGGCGTTCGCCGCCTATGAGGGGGTGCGCGGGCGGCTGCCCGCCGCCAGCGCCGTGCGGACGCCGACCGCGCATCGCTCGCTATCCGCGCTGATCGATCTCTACGATGTGTTTCTTCTCGATGCGTTCGGTGTGCTCAACATCGGCGAAACACCCATCGCCGGGGCCCCAGAACGCGTCCTGGAGCTGCGCGCCGCCGGAAAGCGGGTCATGGTCGTCACGAACGCCGCCAGCTATCCGAAGCGCGTTCTTCTCGAAAGATACCGCCGGCTGGGATTTGAATTTCCCGCCGAGGATGTCGTTTCCAGCCGTGAGACGCTGCTCGCCGCGCTCAAGCGCGAGCCGGAGCGCCAATGGGGGATCATGACGCCGGCGGCCTATGGGCGGGAGGAATTGGAGCATCTGGATATTGCGTTCCTCGGCGACGATCCCGTCGTCTATGATCGCGTCGACGGCTTCATCCTGATGGGGTCGGGCGAGTGGACGGAGGCGCGTCAGGCGCTGCTGGAAGCATCGCTTCAGGCGTCGCCGCGCCCGGTTTTCGTCGGCAACCCGGATATCGTCGCGCCGCGGGAGGGTGGAATGACGCGGGAGCCCGGCTATTTCGCCCACCGCGTCGCGGACGCCGCCGGCGTCGATCCGCACTTCTTCGGCAAGCCTTTCCCCGCGATCTACGAGATTGTCCTCTCCCGCGTCGGCGCCATGCCGCGGGAGCGGATCGCAATGGTCGGCGATACGCTCCATACCGACATTCTCGGCGGCGCCGGGATGGGGTTCGGAACCGTTCTGGTGACGGATCATGGCGCGCTGAAGGGCGAAGATATCGAAGCCGCCTGCGCGCGGGCCGGCATCTATCCGACACATACCGTGCGCGACACGTAG